One part of the Mycobacterium marinum genome encodes these proteins:
- a CDS encoding VOC family protein: MPIRNAAPLGAPCWIDLTTSDIDRTQDFYGTVFGWTFESAGPEYGGYVNAARNGHPVAGLMANNPEWQAPDNWTTYFHTADITAAAAAVTAAGGSRCVDPMEIPAKGFMSMATDPAGAFFGLWQPLGHRGFEIIGEAGAAVWHQLTTRDYHPAIDFYRRLFGWQTEQVGDTDEFRYTTASFDGEQLLGVMDGARLLPEGVPSQWSIFFGAEDVDKTLRMIADNGGAVVRGAEDTPYGRLAAASDPTGANFNLSSLRA, translated from the coding sequence GTGCCCATCCGTAACGCCGCGCCGCTAGGCGCCCCCTGCTGGATCGACCTGACGACATCAGACATCGACCGCACCCAAGACTTCTACGGCACGGTTTTCGGCTGGACGTTCGAGTCGGCGGGACCCGAATACGGGGGCTACGTCAATGCCGCCCGTAACGGCCATCCGGTCGCCGGCCTGATGGCCAACAATCCCGAGTGGCAGGCGCCGGACAATTGGACCACCTACTTCCACACCGCTGACATCACCGCGGCGGCCGCCGCGGTGACCGCAGCGGGCGGCTCCAGGTGCGTGGACCCCATGGAGATACCCGCCAAGGGCTTCATGAGCATGGCGACCGACCCGGCCGGCGCGTTCTTTGGGCTGTGGCAGCCGCTTGGGCACCGTGGATTCGAGATCATCGGTGAGGCGGGCGCTGCGGTCTGGCACCAATTGACGACCCGTGACTACCACCCCGCGATCGACTTTTACCGCCGACTTTTCGGGTGGCAAACCGAACAAGTCGGTGACACCGACGAATTCCGCTACACCACCGCGTCCTTCGACGGTGAACAGCTCCTCGGGGTGATGGACGGCGCTAGGCTGCTGCCCGAGGGGGTGCCATCGCAGTGGAGCATCTTCTTCGGTGCCGAGGATGTCGACAAAACGCTGCGGATGATCGCCGACAACGGTGGAGCGGTGGTGCGCGGCGCCGAAGACACGCCCTACGGCCGGCTGGCCGCGGCCAGCGATCCGACCGGGGCGAACTTCAACCTCTCGTCACTGCGGGCCTAG
- a CDS encoding EspA/EspE family type VII secretion system effector has product MTALELSLGDGPPDNGDRLAASGAKFDELSAQIAALGPDDGWQGLAAQAYLAQNLAQSQRVKLMGDLDHETSKLVSAQAKAIERVRDVLIVERIALIGTFALCLWYELADGPEGQALSMEVAIAACAVALIVLSGFLVDLCNTTSQDHSELHSATQKLTDMLATLPTLSDPVPGLAGAPLPPSHSDPEFDVAGLFDRTGQLPETAEISVALADLPGSVEFSVPTLPGPGFPDFGAPDLPVPGLAGLPTLPEPAALATPPAMAQLAAPLRRLTGLSGTTGALAKLTNTASQQAQLIAALTHDRPGTAEGPTGAPRAPVGARAGNPGGPQQRVQ; this is encoded by the coding sequence ATGACCGCTCTGGAGCTATCGCTTGGCGACGGGCCCCCGGACAACGGCGATCGCTTGGCGGCCAGCGGCGCCAAGTTCGATGAACTCAGTGCCCAAATCGCCGCTCTTGGCCCCGACGACGGCTGGCAGGGCCTGGCGGCGCAGGCCTACCTAGCCCAAAACCTCGCACAGTCACAGCGCGTGAAGCTGATGGGCGATCTCGACCATGAAACCAGCAAGCTGGTTTCCGCCCAAGCCAAAGCGATTGAAAGGGTTCGCGATGTCCTGATCGTAGAGAGGATCGCGCTCATCGGTACCTTCGCGCTTTGCCTTTGGTATGAACTGGCAGATGGCCCCGAAGGCCAAGCTCTTTCGATGGAAGTCGCGATAGCCGCATGCGCGGTTGCGTTGATCGTCCTGAGCGGCTTCCTGGTCGATCTGTGCAACACCACATCCCAGGACCACAGTGAATTGCATTCCGCGACACAAAAATTGACCGACATGCTGGCGACCCTGCCAACTCTGTCCGACCCGGTTCCCGGGCTGGCGGGTGCGCCCCTGCCGCCGTCACATTCCGATCCGGAATTCGATGTCGCCGGTCTGTTTGACCGCACCGGGCAGCTCCCCGAGACAGCTGAGATCTCGGTGGCTTTGGCCGACTTACCCGGCTCTGTTGAATTCAGCGTGCCCACGCTGCCGGGCCCCGGCTTTCCCGATTTCGGTGCACCCGACTTGCCCGTCCCCGGCTTGGCCGGATTGCCGACACTGCCCGAACCGGCCGCCTTGGCCACGCCACCCGCGATGGCTCAGCTAGCCGCACCCTTGCGCCGGCTCACCGGGCTCTCGGGGACAACCGGAGCGCTCGCCAAACTCACCAACACAGCCAGCCAACAGGCACAGTTAATCGCCGCACTGACCCACGACAGACCCGGCACCGCGGAGGGCCCCACCGGCGCTCCGCGCGCTCCGGTGGGCGCCAGGGCCGGGAACCCAGGAGGGCCCCAGCAGCGCGTCCAATAA
- a CDS encoding type II toxin-antitoxin system Rv0910 family toxin, with product MAKLSGSIDVPLSPDEAWMHASDLSRFKEWLTIHRVWRSTLPETLEKGAVVESIVQVKGMHNRIKWTIVRYQPPEGMTLNGDGVGGVKVKLMAKVAAGEEGSVVSFDVHLGGPALFGPIGMVVAAALRTDINASLRNFVTVFAPSAAG from the coding sequence ATGGCGAAACTTTCCGGGTCGATCGACGTGCCGCTGTCTCCGGACGAGGCATGGATGCACGCATCCGATCTCTCCCGCTTCAAGGAGTGGCTGACGATCCACCGAGTGTGGCGCAGCACGTTGCCCGAAACCCTCGAAAAGGGTGCGGTCGTCGAATCAATCGTGCAGGTCAAGGGCATGCACAACCGCATCAAATGGACCATCGTGCGCTACCAGCCGCCGGAAGGCATGACCCTCAACGGTGACGGGGTCGGCGGCGTCAAGGTCAAGCTGATGGCCAAGGTTGCAGCCGGAGAAGAAGGCTCGGTCGTCAGCTTCGACGTGCACCTTGGTGGGCCGGCTCTGTTCGGTCCGATCGGCATGGTCGTCGCCGCGGCGCTGCGCACCGATATCAACGCATCGCTGCGGAACTTCGTCACCGTATTCGCCCCGTCGGCCGCCGGCTAA
- a CDS encoding antitoxin, with product MGILDKAKDLLAQNADKVETVIDKAGEFVDEKTEGKYSDTIHKVQEGAKKVAGPGAAGEQQN from the coding sequence ATGGGAATCCTGGACAAGGCGAAAGACCTGCTGGCGCAGAACGCCGACAAGGTCGAGACGGTGATCGACAAGGCCGGCGAATTCGTCGACGAGAAGACCGAGGGGAAGTACTCCGACACCATCCACAAGGTGCAAGAGGGGGCCAAGAAAGTCGCTGGTCCCGGCGCCGCGGGCGAGCAGCAGAACTGA